In a single window of the Acipenser ruthenus chromosome 8, fAciRut3.2 maternal haplotype, whole genome shotgun sequence genome:
- the LOC117405354 gene encoding neuromodulin — MLCCIRRTKQVEKNEEADQKIEQDGNKPEDKAHKAATKIQASFRGHIIRKKLKDVKKEDGTAAPVAATAEGEKKKEEATSPAAESQEPAADAVTEQKAESSESKTEEAEKAVSTPATDAVPSEPSKEEEKPEAVTDVSEKTKDVASPAVSEEKKAAESENKEPPTAKESASTTNASTESAPSPNAVEKEEPKQADVPAADVSETTTKAQSEETESSQSQDKKDAVDESKPTESAQEEAAKEEDSKAAQENA, encoded by the exons GTTGAGAAGAATGAAGAGGCTGACCAGAAAATTGAGCAGGATGGCAACAAACCTGAAGACAAGGCACACAAGGCTGCCACAAAAATCCAGGCCAGTTTCCGTGGGCACATAATCCGGAAAAAGCTCAAGGACGTGAAAAAGGAGGATGGCACAGCAGCCCCTGTGGCAGCGACAGCTgagggagagaaaaagaaagaagaggCCACCTCTCCAGCAGCAGAGAGCCAAGAACCTGCTGCAGATGCAGTAACAGAGCAGAAAGCAGAGAGCAGCGAATCCAAAACCGAAGAGGCAGAAAAGGCCGTCAGCACTCCTGCGACTGATGCAGTTCCTTCTGAACCCAGCAAAGAGGAAGAGAAGCCTGAGGCTGTGACGGACGTTTCAGAAAAGACCAAGGATGTTGCTTCCCCTGCTGTCTCTGAAGAGAAGAAGGCAGCTGAAAGCGAAAACAAAGAACCCCCCACTGCCAAGGAGAGTGCATCTACCACCAATGCTTCCACTGAAAGTGCCCCATCGCCGAATGCCGTGGAGAAAGAAGAGCCCAAACAAGCCGACGTGCCTGCTGCTGATGTCAGTGAGACAACAACCAAGGCCCAAAGTGAAGAGACTGAGAGCAGCCAATCACAAGACAAAAAAG ATGCTGTAGATGAATCCAAACCTACTGAAAGTGCCCAGGAGGAGGCAGCCAAGGAGGAAGACAGCAAGGCTGCCCAAGAgaatgcctga